In Capsicum annuum cultivar UCD-10X-F1 unplaced genomic scaffold, UCD10Xv1.1 ctg1935, whole genome shotgun sequence, a genomic segment contains:
- the LOC124890516 gene encoding uncharacterized protein LOC124890516 has product MGLVGYYRRFVESFSSIATPLTKLTQKKVKFLWSNACPGKSNVVADALSRLSMGSLSYVDKGKRGLVKDIYRLSTLGVCIVDFEDGGVIIYEVVKSSIGVQKKCVDDSSLIVPVEDVGVTDSLSYKKVLWRNQKVEEVIWEVEEDMKIRYPFLFPALDENA; this is encoded by the exons ATGGGTTTGGtggggtattataggaggtttgtggagagtttctcgtCTATTGCTACTCCATTGACAAagctaactcagaaaaaggttaagttcttatggtccaatGCTTGTCCAG GTAAATCTAATGtcgttgctgatgctcttagcaggttgtccatggggagcttatccTATGTGGATAAGGGGAAGagaggtttggtgaaggatatttatagGTTGTCTACCTTGGGAGTCTGTATCGTAGACTTTGAGGATGGAGGAGTAATTATTTATGAGGTGGTTAAATCATCAATTGGTGTTCAG AAAAAGTGTGTGGATGATTCTTCATTGATAGTTcctgttgaggatgttggtgtgacagattctttgtcttataagaaa gtgctttggaggaatcaaaaggtggaagaagttaTATGGGAAGTTGAAGAGGATATGAAGATCAGGTACCCGTTCTTATTCCCCGCGTTGGATGAAAATGCTTGA